ACGTTGACCGGCAACACGCCGGAAGAAATCGTCGCGACGTTACGCGAGATGCGCGTGGATGTGATCGGCGCGAATTGCTCCGTCGGTCCCGCCGGCACTTACAACGCGATTCGTCGAATGGTCGCGGCATTGGAAATTGGAAATCGGAAGTCGGAAGTTGGAAATTGGAAATTAGATGTTGGAAAAAATCGCACCGATGATTCCAACCTCCATCTCGCCGTGATGCCGAACGCCGGTTTCCCCGCGCGCATCGGCGAACGCTACTTGTATCTTTCATCGCCGCAGTACTTTGCCGAGTACACGCACAAATTCGTCGGCGAATTGGGTGTGACGATTGTCGGCGGATGTTGCGGCACGACGCCCGCGCACATCGCCGCGATGCGCGCCGCGCTGAACGCGCTCGCACCAACAACCGAACCGCGCGTGATTGTTGTCGAAAAACCCGCGCCGCGTCCGCCCGAAGAACCGGGCGTCGAACTGACGCACGTCGCGCGCACACTGCGCGACAAACTGCGCGAGGGTCGCTGGGTCACGAGCGTCGAACTCGATCCGCCGCGCGGACTCAATCCGACCAAGGTGCTCAACGGCGCGGCGATGCTCAAAGAAATCGGCGTGGACTGCATCAACATCGGCGATTCGCCGCTCGCGAAAATTCGGATGGGTTGCATTTCGCTCGCGGTAATGATTCAGCAACAGGTCGGACTCGAAACGATCATTCATTTCACGACGCGCGATCGCAACTTGATGGCGCTGCAAAGCGAACTCATCGGCGCACACGCGCTCGGTATTCACAATGTGCTCGCGCTCACCGGCGATCCGCCGCGCCTCGGCGATTATCCAAACGCGACCGCCGTGTACGACATTGACTCGATTGGATTGATCAAGACCCTGCAACACTTGAACGCGGGGCGCGATTGGGCAGGCACGAGCATCGGCACGAACGCGGATTTTTACATCGGTTGTGCGCTCGATATGATGTGGGCGAATTCCGATCCGAACGAGTTGGATCGCTTTCATCGCAAACTCGAAGCCGGCGCGGAGTACGTGATGACCCAGCCGATTTACGACGCGGCGGTTTTGCGCGAGTTTCTCCAAAAGTACGGCGACAAGTACGGCGTGGTTGAAAAGCCGATCATCCTGGGTGTCTTGCCCTTGATGAGTTCCAAGCACGCGGAATTTTTGCACAACGAAGTACCGGGTATCACGCTCACCGACGAATCGCGGCGACGGATGAAAGACGCGGGCGAGCGCGGTATCGCCGAAGGCATTCGGCTCGCGCAAGAATTGCTGATCGAATCCAAAAATTTTGTCGCGGGCACGTATCTGATGCCCTCGTTCGGTCGCTACGATGTATGCGGCGAGTTGGTCAAGGTGCTGGAAGACAAGATGCGTTAATGTGGGGCAAGATTCCATCTTGCCCATTTGCCTAATCCATTGTTCTTTGCTATAATCCCGCCCGCTGTGTAAGAGAATTTCATATCTTACCTTTCTGTTCCGTGGCGCGCGCACATCCTCGTGCCAACGTTCACGGGACAATCCCAGGGAAAGGAGACCCCTTTGGCTTACGAATTAATGTACGTCATCCGCCCCACGGTGGACGAACAAACGCTTGCGTCGGTGAATGAAAAGGTTGACAAATTCATCACCGGCAACGGCGGCGAAATTATTCGCCGCGATGATTGGGGCAAGCGCCGTTTGGCATTCCCCATCTCGAAATTCAACGAGGGCTTTTACGCCGTCCTGCAGTTTAATTTTCCGGCGCCCAGCGTGCGCGATTTGGAACGCGCGCTGCAATTGACCGAAGAAGTTTTGCGTTACCTCGTCGTGCGCGTCGAAACGGCGTAACGCCCAGCCCGTCACTCGAAAAGGATACGCCATGCGCGGATTGAACAAAGTTCAAATCATCGGTCGGTTAGGACGCGATCCCGAAATGCGCTACACACCGAGCGGCAAACCGGTGACGACGTTTGCCGTCGCCGTTTCGCGCGCGCGCGGCAAAACGGAAAACGAACGCGAGGAAAAGACCGAGTGGTTCAACGTCGTCGCGTGGGACCGCCTCGCCGAAATCTGCAATCAGTATCTCACCAAAGGTTCGGCGGTGTACGTCGAAGGTCGGCTCGAAACGCGCAGTTGGGAGAGTGAAGACGGGCAAAAACATTTTCGCACCGAGATCGTCGCGAATGAAGTGATCATTCTCGACCGACGCGGACGCGGTGCCGAAGACGAACTCGAACCGGCGAACGACGCGCCGGCAAGTTCCGCGTCCCCCACATCTGATTCGAATTAGGAGCATTGGAAAAATGGAGCATACCCCAGCCACATCACCAGCCGCGTCCGCGCCGGAACCGCGCGAGCCACGCGAACAACGCGAGCCGCGCGAACAACGTGATTCACGCGGCGGCGCGCGCCCCGGCGGCGGCAGACGCAATCCGCGTTTCGGCGTGCGCCCGCCGCGCGCATGTCCGTTCTGTACGCAAAAAATTGATTACATTGATTACAAGCAAGTGGATTTTTTGCGCCGCTTTGTGACCGATCGCGGCAAGATCAAGGCGCGCCGCAAAGTCGGCACGTGCGCCAAACATCAACGCCGTCTCGCCATCGCGATCAAACGCGCGCGCCACGTCGCGCTCCTGCCCTACGTCGCCGAAGCGATTCGCGGCGAATAAGTCGCAGGATTTGTCACGATGCCTAGAGAATCAAAACGCGCGCCCAAAGAGACGCGCAAACAATTGACGCACCGCACCCGTGAAGAACAAAAGGAACGTATTTTGTACTATGCGATGGGCGGCGTTGTCGCGTTGATCCTAGTCGTGCTCGGCGCGTGGTACTATCAAGAGAACATCGGCAGACTCAATACGCCAATCGCCACGGTCAACGGCAAAGCGATCACGGTGCGCGAGTTTCAACAGACCGTGCGCCTTTCCAGTAACTCGCTGCTCAGTCAGTTGAGCCAGATCACCGCAAACCTTCAGCAAACCTCCTCCGACCCGACGCTCTCGTTTATGCAACAGTACCTGGAACAGCAGTACAGCGAGATCGCATCTCAGTTGGTCAGTCTGGGTCAGTCTCAGTTAGATCAAATGGTTGACGCCGAACTCGTACGCCAAGAAGCCACCAAGCGCAACATCATGATGAGCGCGGACGAAATTGACGAAGAGGTCGAACGCGAGTTTGGCTACCTGCGCGCGACGCGCACGCCCACCGCAGGTCCCTCACCGACGGCGACACTCACACGCACGCCGACACGCACGCCGACAATCACGCCCACGTTCACGCCATCGCCACAACCAACCGGCACGATCACGCCGACGACTCCCACATTGACGCCGACCCCGGAACCGACCGGCACGCCTCTGCCCACGGCGACGCCGTTATCGTACCAAGCGTTCCAGGATCAAAAGAAAAAATCCATGGACGCGCTTGCCAAAAACGCGCAGATGAGCGAAGCGGATTATCGGCGCGCTGTCGAGGTGTACCTGTTGCGGCAAAAGCTGCAAGAGGCGCTCGGTAAAGATATTCCGACCAGTGAAGAGCAAGTCGAAGCGCGCCACATCCTGGTCAAGACGTACGACGACGCGGTCAAAACACTTGCGCGCTTGAACCAGGGCGAAGATTTCGCCAAGGTCGCGCAAGACGTCTCGGAAGACACCGGGTCGAAAGGGGAGGGCGGCAGTTTGGGTTGGTTCCCGCGCGGACAAATGATCAAAGAATTCGAAGATGCCGCGTTCGCGTTGCAACCGAATCAAATCAGCCAGCCAATCACTTCGACGTATGGCATCCACATCATCCAGGTCATCAGCAAGCAAGCGAATCGTCCGCTCGATGAAAACATCTTGCAGGTCAAACAGCGCGCGGCGTTTGACAACTGGTTGCGCGACACGCGGCTCATCGCCAAGATCGAAAAGAATTATAAAGACGAGTATGTGCCGGCGGAAGTCCGCAAAGTAATCAGTCAACTGCTACAGCAACGGCAAACCAATCCTTAATAAAAAAACTGGCGAAGGTCAAACACCTTCGCCAGTTTTTTTACTATGCGCTCAGGCGTCATTGCGAGGAGCCGCGAAGCGTCCAAGTGGCGTGGGGATTGCTTCGCTGCGCGCGCACTGACACCCTGCTATTTGTAAAGCACCTGATACTGTCGCCAGTTGGTGTAGACGATTCGCACGTAGGACGCCGTTTCCGCGATGTCAATTTCTTCGACCGCGAAATCGAGATCGTTGCGTTGCCAATTCTTGACGCGCCCCGCCCCAGCATTGTACGCCGCGAGCGCGTAGATCGGTTCGTTGTACGTCTTCAAATCCTGCGCGAAATACCACACGCCAAAGCGCACGCTGACAAACGGCAAGTACAACTGGTCGAGTGTAAAATTCCGCACGCCCAACGCCTGCGCGATGCCGCGCCCCGTCGCCGGCATGACCTGTCCCAGCCCACGCGCGTCCGCGGACGAAGTGACCCAGGGATTGAAACTGCTCTCTTGGCGAATGAGCGCGAAATAGAGTAGCGGGTCCACTTGATTTTTTTGCGCCTCCGCGACGACGAGGTCGGCATAGTACGTCGGATAGCGCATCGTCATCAGAAAACGCGGCGCGGCGGGCGCGCCCGCCGCGGTCGCCAGCCGCGCGATTTTTTCCGCGCATTCGAGCGCGAGCGAGTACAGATTATTATCGCGAAAATACATCGCCAGCGTGTACAAGACGCGCGCGTCATCCTGCTTTTCCGCGACCAACGTCGCAAACTCGCGCCGCGCCTCGACCGTGCGATCCAAGCGCAGCAATTCCGTACCGCGCCGATAATTCAAATCGTTGCGCGTCGCCGCGTCGACCAGGGTTGTCACACGCGCATCGCTCTTGCTCCACCCGGCGAGCCATTGCTCGAACTCGGCGCGCGACGCGTCATTGTTCATCGCGTAGCGCGCCAGATCGTAAAATGTGTTTGTCTTGGGCGGGTTGAGCAGATCGCGCGCGCGCCACGCATAGTAACTGTCGGGCGTCGCGGCGGCTTGCGTCCAATAGTTTTTCGCGTCGGCAGTCTGCCCGCGCGTCTGCGCCGCCTTGCCGAGCCAGAATAATGCGCGCGCGTAAAAGCTGGATTTGGCATACTCCTTCGTGATCGTTTGCCAGCGTGCCATCGCGGTCTTGAAATCCTTGCCGCGATAATGATCCATTCCAGCCCAGAACAACGCTTCGGACGCGCGTTCGCGCGCCGGAAATTTCGCGTGGACCTGCTCGAACAAGAGCGCCGCGTCGCCGTACCGCTTGGCGCGCTCCAGCAACAGCGCGGCGCGCCACAACGCGTCATCGGCAAGTGCATCGTCCGGCAACGTCGCCGCAAACTTTTTGTACACCGCGACCGCGTCATCCAATTTGCCAATCGCGGCATACGCGGCGGCTTTGCCCAGGTACGCGTCCGTCACGCGTTTATCCTTCGGCAAATTCTTGAGAATTGCGTCGTACTCGGCGATTGCCTGCGAGTACGCGCCCTTGCCGACCTGGGATCGCGCGAGAAAGTAGCGCACCTCGCCCGCGCGCGACGAGTCGTCTTTGAGTTCGCGTTGCAGCGCGGCGATTGCCGCGTCGTACGCCGCCGCGTAATAATCCACGATGCCGCGCGTGTAATCATCCACCGGCGCCCCGCGATTGATGAGATTGACGAGCGATTGATACGCCGCGTTCTGTTCGGGATATTTTAGCGCGTCGTTCCACCGCGCAAGCGCGAGATCAATCTTATTCGCGGCGGCGTACGCGTCGCCGGCGCGGCGGAGCAAATCGGCGCGTGTGCGCGCATCACTCGCGAGCGCAAGTGCGGCGTCGTACCGCGCCCCCGCCAGCGCCGGTTCGCCGCGACCTTGATGCAAATCCGCCACGCGCATCAACATGTTGATGCGCGCACCCGCGGATTGCGTTGTGTCTAGCAACGCGCGATCATACTGCGCGACCGCGCTCGTCGCGTCGCCTGCCAGCACCATCACGTCGGCAATCGTCGCGTCCGTGTCGCCGATGAGCGTTTGCGTGAGACCGCGGTAGATTCGCAGTTGTTCGAGCGCGTTCGCGTAATCTTTTTTCGCGCGATACGCGTCCGCGAGCAGATAGCGCGTTTCGGGGACGCGCGTGCCGTTCGGATTCGCTTGCAAGTACGTGGTGAGCGCAGTGAGCGCGCGCGTGTCGTCGTTGTAAAGCCAGTACGCTTCGCCGAGGCGGTATTGCGCTTCGGCTTTCAAATCGCCGGCGGGATTGCTCGCCAGCACGAGATTGAACGCGGCAATCGCGCGCGCGTAATCGCCGTTGCGCCGCGCGACCAATCCATCGTTGAACGGATCAGAGCTAAAGACCGGCGTCGGCGCATCGGCAGGTTCAGGTGTTGGCGTGACGATGACGAATTCGAGTGTTGGATCGGGAGGCGGAGTGGGTTGCGGTGAAGAAGACGTACCGCAAGCGGTGAGCAAGACACTCACCACGAGGACGAACAAAATTTGTTTCCGCATTTGCCTCGGATTATACCGCGAAATCGCGATTCGTGTAAATCGCATTTTTCAGTACAATCGAAGATGTGTCCGTGAATCGGCGCGAATTTTTTTCGTTCGCGCGATTCGCGTCATCCTAGAATCACAACGCGGCGCGAATATGCCGGATGCTGACGCCGTATTCGTGCGGAGTCAGCGTGACCGGCGCGAGGTCGGGATAAATCGGCGCGCTGGGCGCGGCGTCGCCGTAATAACGCGGCTTGAGATGGCAGTGCAAATGCGGAATCGCATTGCCCAGGATTTCGTAATTCAGCTTGACCGGTTGAAACGCGCGGTCGAGCGCGCGCGCCGCGCGCATCACATCGTCGAAGAAACGCGCGCGGTCGGCATCGTCGAGTTCGTACGGTTCGCGCACATGCTTGGCGCAGATCAACACGCAGTACCCGCGCACGAATTGATTATGCACAAGACGTAGACGACTGATGCTCAAATCGGCAATCGTAAAGCCGAACGGATTCTCCACTGCCGTCTCGCGCAGAGTATCGCACAGCGGACACACCTCGCCGCGCACAAGCGCGTCCCAGCGTTCGCGCGGCATCCATGTCTTGTCCGAAAGCGCCGCCACGTTCCCACTGCGCGATTCGATTTCGCTCGCGACGAATTGCTCCAGCGTCATCCCAGCTTGCTTGGCGTACGCGGCAAGTTGGCGCGCGAGGTCATCCTTTACTTCGAAAGCGATTTGCATATCGCCTCCACTCCGAGCGCGACGACTTGCATATCTTCAGTTTCCGGCAAACCGCTCACCGCGACTGCGCCGACCAGTTCGCCGTTCACGCGCACGGGCAATCCGCCGCCCCAGCCAACGTAATGCGGATCACCCAGGTACGCGATATCGAATCCTTTTTCCGGATCGCGCAAGCGTTGTCCAATGTCGCGCGTCGGTTCGTTTTTGCGCGCGGCGGTGAACGCCTTGTTCATCGCGATGTTGATCGAGGGCAAGGGCGCGCCGTCCATGCGCGCGAGCGCGATGAGTTCGCCGTGCGGATCGGCGACGGCGATGACGACGGCTTTGCCGCGGCGCGTCACCTCGGCTTGAATCGTTTGGATCGCCAGTTGCGCTTCGGCATAACCCAGACTGTTGAACTGTTGCATTGAATGGTCTCCTAAAAAGGGCAAGTTGGAAACTTGCCCCACGTTAACACGTCAGGTGCAAGATCGCCGCAACGCGTTTGCCGGTCTGCGCGAGTTGCGCGTACCGCGCGAGCGCGTCGCCGATGCGCGCGAGTTCGAGCGTGACGCCGCGTTGCGCGACGAGC
This genomic interval from Chloroflexota bacterium contains the following:
- a CDS encoding bifunctional homocysteine S-methyltransferase/methylenetetrahydrofolate reductase, with product MPVTNPFLDRLARGPILADGAMGTQLYARGISFDRCFDELNLSNPALVQEIHREYLRAGAELIETNTFGANRFKLAHHGLENKARDINLRGVKLAREAREIAGVHAFVLGSVGPIGQLILRYGQITYDDTRAAFKEQIEALLEGGADALILETFSDLAELQAAILAAREVTRDLPLIASMSFTEDEDTLTGNTPEEIVATLREMRVDVIGANCSVGPAGTYNAIRRMVAALEIGNRKSEVGNWKLDVGKNRTDDSNLHLAVMPNAGFPARIGERYLYLSSPQYFAEYTHKFVGELGVTIVGGCCGTTPAHIAAMRAALNALAPTTEPRVIVVEKPAPRPPEEPGVELTHVARTLRDKLREGRWVTSVELDPPRGLNPTKVLNGAAMLKEIGVDCINIGDSPLAKIRMGCISLAVMIQQQVGLETIIHFTTRDRNLMALQSELIGAHALGIHNVLALTGDPPRLGDYPNATAVYDIDSIGLIKTLQHLNAGRDWAGTSIGTNADFYIGCALDMMWANSDPNELDRFHRKLEAGAEYVMTQPIYDAAVLREFLQKYGDKYGVVEKPIILGVLPLMSSKHAEFLHNEVPGITLTDESRRRMKDAGERGIAEGIRLAQELLIESKNFVAGTYLMPSFGRYDVCGELVKVLEDKMR
- the rpsF gene encoding 30S ribosomal protein S6, encoding MAYELMYVIRPTVDEQTLASVNEKVDKFITGNGGEIIRRDDWGKRRLAFPISKFNEGFYAVLQFNFPAPSVRDLERALQLTEEVLRYLVVRVETA
- a CDS encoding single-stranded DNA-binding protein, which produces MRGLNKVQIIGRLGRDPEMRYTPSGKPVTTFAVAVSRARGKTENEREEKTEWFNVVAWDRLAEICNQYLTKGSAVYVEGRLETRSWESEDGQKHFRTEIVANEVIILDRRGRGAEDELEPANDAPASSASPTSDSN
- a CDS encoding 30S ribosomal protein S18, with amino-acid sequence MEHTPATSPAASAPEPREPREQREPREQRDSRGGARPGGGRRNPRFGVRPPRACPFCTQKIDYIDYKQVDFLRRFVTDRGKIKARRKVGTCAKHQRRLAIAIKRARHVALLPYVAEAIRGE
- a CDS encoding peptidylprolyl isomerase; this encodes MPRESKRAPKETRKQLTHRTREEQKERILYYAMGGVVALILVVLGAWYYQENIGRLNTPIATVNGKAITVREFQQTVRLSSNSLLSQLSQITANLQQTSSDPTLSFMQQYLEQQYSEIASQLVSLGQSQLDQMVDAELVRQEATKRNIMMSADEIDEEVEREFGYLRATRTPTAGPSPTATLTRTPTRTPTITPTFTPSPQPTGTITPTTPTLTPTPEPTGTPLPTATPLSYQAFQDQKKKSMDALAKNAQMSEADYRRAVEVYLLRQKLQEALGKDIPTSEEQVEARHILVKTYDDAVKTLARLNQGEDFAKVAQDVSEDTGSKGEGGSLGWFPRGQMIKEFEDAAFALQPNQISQPITSTYGIHIIQVISKQANRPLDENILQVKQRAAFDNWLRDTRLIAKIEKNYKDEYVPAEVRKVISQLLQQRQTNP
- a CDS encoding transglycosylase SLT domain-containing protein, translating into MRKQILFVLVVSVLLTACGTSSSPQPTPPPDPTLEFVIVTPTPEPADAPTPVFSSDPFNDGLVARRNGDYARAIAAFNLVLASNPAGDLKAEAQYRLGEAYWLYNDDTRALTALTTYLQANPNGTRVPETRYLLADAYRAKKDYANALEQLRIYRGLTQTLIGDTDATIADVMVLAGDATSAVAQYDRALLDTTQSAGARINMLMRVADLHQGRGEPALAGARYDAALALASDARTRADLLRRAGDAYAAANKIDLALARWNDALKYPEQNAAYQSLVNLINRGAPVDDYTRGIVDYYAAAYDAAIAALQRELKDDSSRAGEVRYFLARSQVGKGAYSQAIAEYDAILKNLPKDKRVTDAYLGKAAAYAAIGKLDDAVAVYKKFAATLPDDALADDALWRAALLLERAKRYGDAALLFEQVHAKFPARERASEALFWAGMDHYRGKDFKTAMARWQTITKEYAKSSFYARALFWLGKAAQTRGQTADAKNYWTQAAATPDSYYAWRARDLLNPPKTNTFYDLARYAMNNDASRAEFEQWLAGWSKSDARVTTLVDAATRNDLNYRRGTELLRLDRTVEARREFATLVAEKQDDARVLYTLAMYFRDNNLYSLALECAEKIARLATAAGAPAAPRFLMTMRYPTYYADLVVAEAQKNQVDPLLYFALIRQESSFNPWVTSSADARGLGQVMPATGRGIAQALGVRNFTLDQLYLPFVSVRFGVWYFAQDLKTYNEPIYALAAYNAGAGRVKNWQRNDLDFAVEEIDIAETASYVRIVYTNWRQYQVLYK
- a CDS encoding HIT family protein, whose protein sequence is MQIAFEVKDDLARQLAAYAKQAGMTLEQFVASEIESRSGNVAALSDKTWMPRERWDALVRGEVCPLCDTLRETAVENPFGFTIADLSISRLRLVHNQFVRGYCVLICAKHVREPYELDDADRARFFDDVMRAARALDRAFQPVKLNYEILGNAIPHLHCHLKPRYYGDAAPSAPIYPDLAPVTLTPHEYGVSIRHIRAAL
- a CDS encoding heme-binding protein, with product MQQFNSLGYAEAQLAIQTIQAEVTRRGKAVVIAVADPHGELIALARMDGAPLPSINIAMNKAFTAARKNEPTRDIGQRLRDPEKGFDIAYLGDPHYVGWGGGLPVRVNGELVGAVAVSGLPETEDMQVVALGVEAICKSLSK